CGTTTTCCGCGTCTCGCTGGCGCCGGGCGTCATCATTACCTTCGTCGCCGAGCTTGCGACACCGGACCTGCCGCAAATCTACCTCTGGGAGCCGGACTCCTACAAGGACACGGTCAACGCCTTCACGCTCTATCGCGGCATCGTGCTCGGCATCGCCGGCCTGCTTGCGGTGTTCCTGACCATCCTCTTCGTCGTCAAGGGCACCTCGATGCTGCCGGCGACGGCGGCACTTGCCTGGGCCGTGCTTGCCTATATCTGCGTCGACTTCGGCTTCCTGTCGAAGCTCATCAGCGTGACGGCGGGGGACGAGCGAATATGGCGAGCGGGCACCGAGGTCTTCCTCGCGGCCGGCCTCGTGATCTTCCTGTTCACCTACCTCAATCTCAACCGCTGGCACCAGCATCTGGGCTATGCCACGCTCGCGTGGATCCTCGGCCTCGGCCTGCTCTTCGGCGTCGCCGTCTACGACCCGGCGATCGCGGCCGGCATCGCCCGACTTTCCTTTGCGCTGACAGGCACCGTCGGCATCGTGCTGATCGCCTATCTCGGCTTCAACCGCTATGACCGGGCGATCCTGCTCGTTCCCGCCTGGCTGCTGATCCTCGTCTGGCTGTTCGGCGCCTGGCTGACGGTCACCGGTCAGCTCGCCAACGACATCGTACAGCCGGCACTCGGCGGCGGTCTCGTGCTGATCGTGCTCCTGATCGGCTTCACCGTCATGCAGCATGCCGTTGCCGGCAGCGGCTACCAGCAGGGCCTGTTCTCCGATCTCGAGCGCCAGTCGCTGGCCCTCACCGGATCCGGCGACACCGTCTGGGACTGGGACGTCGCGCGCGACCGTGTGGTGACCATGCCCGATATCTCGACCCAGCTCGGCCTGTCGCTCGGAAGCATGCACGGACCCTTGCGCAACTGGCTGCCACGGTTGCATCCCGACGATCGCGACCGCTTCCGCGCCACGCTCGACGTGCTCCTCGAGCGCCGCCGCGGCAAGCTCAATCATGAATTCCGCGTGCGCGCCGAGGACGGCCACTATCACTGGCTCTCTATCCGCGCCCGCCCTGTGCTTGGCGCCAACGGCGAAATCATCCGCTGCGTCGGCACGATCATCGACATCACCGAACAGCGCAATTCGGTCGAACGGCTGCTCCACAACGCGCTTCTCGACAACCTGACCGGCCTTCCGAACCGTCAGGTCTTCCTCGACCGGCTGCAGGCGATGCTGTTGATGGCCGACGGCAGCAATTCCGTGCGCCCGACGGTGCTTGCGATCGACATCGACCGCTACAAGCAGGTCAACGATCTCTTGGGCATCGCCGCCGGCGACAACATCCTGATCGCACTGACGCGGCGCCTGCGCCGGCTGCTGCGCCCGCAGGACACGCTGGCCCGCCTCGGCGGCGACCAGTTTGGCCTGATCCTGATGTCCGAGCGCGATCCCGCCAAGGTTGCCGATTTCGCCGACGCGGTGAGCAAGGCAATCATGGTGCCGCTCAACTACGGCAACCGCGAAATCAACCTGACGGCATCCATTGGGCTCGTCTCGTGGCTCGACCAGGAACAGAGTGCGGCCGGGCTTCTCGATGATGCCGAGCTCGCCATGTTCCGGGCCAAGAAGGAAGGCGGCAACCGCGTCGAGCCGTTCCGCCCGGCCTTCCGCACCTCCGGTTCGGACCGCATGCAGCTCGAAGCCGATCTGAAGAAGGCAATCGAGCGCAAGGAACTTTCGCTGGTCTACCAGCCGATCGTGCGGCTGAACGATGCCGAGATCGCCGGCTTCGAGGCCCTCATGCGCTGGGATCACCCCAAGCGCGGCAACATCTCGCCGACCGAGTTCATCCCGATCGCCGAGAATTCCGACCTCATCAACCAGCTCGGCATGTTCGCCTTCGATCGGGCAACGAGCGACCTGACGGAATGGCAGTTGCAGACCGGCGAGCTGCCGATCTTCGTCTCGATCAACCTTTCGAGCGCGCAGTTGCTCAACAACGAGCTTTATGACGACGTTCGCGCCATCCTCACCAAGAACCGCTGCGATCCGGGCAAGGTGAAGATGGAGCTGACGGAATCGCTTGTGATGGAGAATCCGGAGCAGGCCCGCCTCGTCCTCGAAAAGTTGAAAGAGGCCGGTCTCAAGCTCGCGCTCGACGACTTCGGCACGGGCCACTCGTCGCTCTCCTACCTCACCCGCTTCCCCTTCGACACGATCAAGATCGATAAGGCGCTGGTGCGTGATCCGAGCGACAAGCGCGGCATCCTCTTGCGCTCCGTCATCACCATGGCGCGCGAGCTCGACATGCAAGTGGTGGCCGAGGGCATCGAATCCGAGGACGACGCGATCCAACTGTCGCAGATGGGCTGCGACTACGGACAGAGCTTCCTCTTCGGTCCGCCGATCGGCTCGGAATCGATCCAGCGACTGCTGAAGGAACGCTTTCCGCTGATGAAGCGGGCGTAATCGCCAAGGCGACGCTGCTCGGCGCGCAGGCCAGCGTCTTCAGGCCCGTCGGTAACAATCCGGCGGGCTTTTCGTTTCTGCGTCAAGGATCTGGAAGAGAGCGGGCGCGCCGTCAATCAGGCGTGGCCGGCATCCATGGAGAGCATCGCGGCCGAAACACCCATCAGCGCCAGCGCCCGATCGTATTTGTCGTCGAGCGCCTTGTCGAAGATCAGCTCGTCGCGTGCCGGGCATGTGAGCCAGCCGTTCTGGGTGATTTCCGCTTCCAACTGCCCCGGCCCCCACCCGGCGTAGCCGAGCATCATCGTCGCGCGCACGGGCCCCTGCCCACGCGATATGGCACGGACGATGTCGAGCGTCGCCGTAAGGCAGATATCGTCGCTGACGGGAATGCTGGAGTCGCTCAGATAATCGTCGGAATGCAACACGAAGCCGCGCCCGGTTTCGACCGGACCGCCCGCCTGGATCTGGAAATCCCGTGTTACCTGGGGAAGCCGGATCGCCTCATCCTCATCGAGAAGATCGAGGTGAAGCAGCACATCCGGGAAGGTCAGCTGTTGCGGCCGGTTGAGAATGAAGCCCATGGCGCCATCGTCGGAATGGGCGCAGATAAAGATGACCGTACGGGCGAAATTGGCGTCAAACATTCCAGGCATGGCGATCAGGAACTGACCGTCAAGAAAGCCTCGCTCGCGTCTCTTTTGCGCCATCGGAGTAGCCATCATGCGAACAGCCTATCAATTCGCCGCGAAATGAAAAGCGCCTCAGCGTCGCGGCCCATAATTATTGCACGCACGGCGTTCACTTCGCCGTGTCCGATCAAGCAATTATGATCGTTGCTTCCGTCGCAGCGTCTGGAGCGCGTCTGGCAAAAGCGATATTGCTTGCCGTATGATCCAGTGCTTCACACACCAGAAAATGGCCCAGCTCATCGGCGCGGCAAGCCTGGCTGGCTGTTTTTTTCTCCCCTTCGGCGCCAACGCGGCCACCAGCGAGTGGGTCACCTCCCCCGGCGGCATGATCCGTCTGGTCGCCGCCCAGCCCAAAGGGGACGGCACGATCCCGGCGACGCTGGAGGTCAAGCTCAACCCTGGCTGGAAGACCTATTGGCGCGAGCCCGGTGCAAGCGGCATTCCCCCACAGGTGACGCTCGACCCGAAAGGCGGCGTGGAGCTGGAAAAAATCGGCTTCCCGGTGCCGAAGACGTTCGACGACGGCGTCGTGCGCTATATCGGCTATGACAAGCCGGTCGCCTTCCCGCTGACATTGAAGCGCCTCCACGGCAGCGGCGACGTAACCATTCGCGCCTCCGTTTTCCTCGGCATTTGTGAGGACATCTGCATCCCGGTGCAGGGCGAGCTCACGCTCGCCATCAAGCAAGGCGGCTTCGACAATCCGCTCGACGGCGCGCGGATCGACGATGCCGTGGCTGCACTGCCGGAGGCGCCGTCCACGGATTTCACAGTCACCGCGAGCCGCTACGACGCCGACACGGCAATGATGCATCTGTCGGTTCGCCTACCCGCCGACGACAAGGATCCGGAAGTCTTCCTCGCCGGGCCTTCGGGTATTTCGTTCGGCAAGCCCGAGATCCAGCCTGCCGGCGACAGGGCGTTGAACGCAGCCGTTCCGGTGAGGCTCACGGGCAAGGACAGGGAACTCAAAGGCAAGCCGATCGTTTTGACTGTGCGCGCCCAGGGCCGCAGCATGGAGACGACCCTTGCCTTTGATTAGGGCGCATCTATAGTCCGCCGAGTTCTCCGACGAGTGCGGAGAAGCGAGACGCAAGCAACGCAAGGAGAGTGCCGTGACCATTGCCGTCGGAGACAAGCTGCCAACCGCAACCTTCAAGGAAAAGACCGCCGACGGTCCCGTCGAGGTCACCACCGATCAGCTCTTTGCCGGCAAGCGCGTCGTGCTCTTCGCCGTCCCGGGCGCATTCACGCCCACCTGCTCGCTTAACCACCTGCCCGGCTATCTCGAAAACCGCGACGCGATCCTTGCCCGCGGCGTCGACGACATCGCCGTCGTCTCGGTCAACGACCTGCATGTGATGGGCGCCTGGGCAACCACCTCGGGCGGCATGGGCAAGATCCACTTCCTCTCGGACTGGAACGCCGCCTTCACCAAGGCGCTCGGCATGGATATCGACCTGTCGGCCGGCACGCTCGGTGTGCGCTCCAAGCGCTATTCGATGCTCGTCGAAGACGGGGTGGTAAAGTCGCTTAATCTTGAGGAAAGCCCCGGCCAGGCGACCGTTTCCGGCGCTGCCGCGATGCTCGAGCAGCTCTGAGCACAGAAGCAAGTGCACATGGAAACGGGCCTTACGGCCCGTTTTTCATTTCACCAGAAGTGAGCCCAAGCCACGCTTCTTCTTGTAGGGTTCCATGCCTTTGCGAGCGAGCTCGTCGGCGCGCTCGTTCTCCGGATGGCCGGCATGGCCCTTGACCCAGTGCCAGGTCACCTTGTGCCGCCGGTTGGCCTCGTCCAGCCGCTGCCAGAGTTCGCCGTTCTTCACCGGCTTCTTGTCCGCAGTCTTCCAGCCGTTCTTCTTCCAGCCGTGGATCCACTTGGAGATGCCGTCCATCACATATTTGCTGTCGGTGTAGAGATCGACCTCGCAGGCGCTCTTCAGCGCGTCGAGCGCCGATATCGCCGCCAGCAGCTCCATGCGGTTGTTGGTGGTTTCAGCCTCACCGCCGGACAGCTCCTTTTCCACCTCGCCATAGCGCAGCACAGCGCCCCAGCCGCCCGGTCCAGGATTGCCCGAACAGGCACCGTCGGTAAAGATATCGATATGTTTCATGCCTGGCCTCCGTCGCGGCGCAGGCCATATTCGGCACTGGACGCAATCGCGCGGTGGAAGCGGATCTTCGTCAGATATTCGAGCGGATCCTTCTTGACCACGAGCGCGCCCGCAGGCGTCATCAGCCAGTCGTAGAGGCGCGTCAGGAAGAAGCGCAGCGCCGAGCCGCGACACAGCAGCGGCAGGGCGTCGACCTCGGCCGGCGTCAGCTTGCGCACGCTCTCATAGCCCGAAAGCATCGCCATGCCCTTGGTGATGTTATAGGAGCCGTTCTTCTCGAAGCACCAGGAATTGAGGCAGACGGCGACGTCATAGGCGAGATAGTCGTTGCAGGCGAAGTAGAAGTCGATGAGCCCGGACAGCTGGTCGCCGAGGAAGAAGACGTTGTCCGGGAAGAGATCGGCGTGGATGACGCCTTCCGGCAGCGATTTCGGCCAATGGCGCTCCAGATGTTCGAGCTCGGCCGAGATCTCGTCCTTGAGCCCTGCCTGCACCTCGTCGGCGCGCGCTTCGGAATTGACCCAGAGCGGCCGCCAGCCGCCGACGGAGAGCGCATTGGTGCGCTTCAGCGCAAAACCCTCGCCGGCGACATGCATGGCCGCCAGCGCCTTGCCCACTTCGTGGCAGTGTCTGGCTTCGGGCTTTCTCAGCCACATGCCTTCAAGGAAGGAGATGACGGCGGCAGGGCGACCGGAAAGTTCGCCGAGCAGCTCGCCGTCGGAACGCGGTAGCGGCAGCGGGCAGGACAGACCGCGATCGGCCAGATGATGCATCAGGCCCAGGAAGAACGGCAGGTCGCCGGCGTTCACGCGCTTTTCGTAGAGCGTGAGGATGTAGGAGCCCTTGGTCGTGTGCAGCAGGAAATTGGAGTTCTCGACGCCCTCGGCGATCCCCTTGTAGGAGGTCAGCTGGCCGACGTCATAGGCGGTGAGAAAACGGGCGAGATCGTCTTCCGTGATATCGGTGTAAACGGCCAAGGGTGTCCACTCTCAAGAAAATGCGGGCAGGAAATGCGGCTTATTCGCCGTTGACGAAGGCCATGTCGGCAGCCGTCAGCGGCACGTGGCGGATCTCGCGGTTGACGAGGAAGTTCTCGTTTTCCTCGACCGTATCGGCGAGTTCCACCGAAGCGTCATAGCGTTCGCGAAACGCCTCGATGATCTCGTTGACGATCACTTCCGGCGCAGACGCACCGGCCGACAGGCCTACCGTAGAGATGTCGCCGATTTCGTCCCAGTCGATTTCCGACGCCCGCTGGACCAGCACGGATTTTTTCGCGCCGGCTCTCAGCGCCACTTCGACGAGGCGCTTGGAATTGGACGAGTTGGGCGCGCCGACGACGAGGAACAGGTCGCAGCCGGGGGCTGCCTGCTTCACCGCTTCCTGGCGGTTGGTGGTGGCGTAGCAGATCGAATCAGCGGCGGGCGCCGTGAGGTTCGGAAAACGCTCGTGCAGCCGCTTGATGACGCCGGCGGTGTCGTCGACCGATAGCGTCGTCTGAGTGACGAAGCCGAGGTTGTCCGGGTCCGGCGGCTGGTAGACGTCGGCATCCTCGACGGTCTCGACCAGCGATACCGTGCCTTGCGGCAATTGGCCCATGGTGCCGATCACTTCCGGATGGCCGGCATGACCGATCAGGACGACGTGGCGGCCGAGACGATTGTGGCGCATCGCCTGCTTGTGGACCTTGGAGACCAGTGGACAGGTGGCGTCGAGATAGAACAGGTTGCGGGCATCCGCGTCGGCGGGCACCGACTTCGGCACGCCATGCGCCGAAAAGACGACCGGCTGCTTGCGGTGTTCCGGCGGGATCTCGTCGAGCTCTTCAACGAAAATCGCACCCTTGGCTTCGAGGCCTTCGACGACGTAGCGATTGTGGACGATCTCATGGCGGACATAGACCGGCGCGCCGAATTCCTTCAGCGCCAGGACGACGATCTGAATCGCCCGGTCTACGCCGGCGCAGAAGCCGCGCGGGCCGCAAAGGCGGATGGTGATCGGGGATTTTTCTGCCGCTGATGATGCCATGGATCAGGATGCCATTAGAAGGAAAACGAGCGCTGCGATCGCCGGGCCGCCCTGGATGAGGAGGATACGCAGCTTGACCGACCACGCGCCATATATAGCGGCAACGACCACGCACACAAGAAAGAACACCTTCAGCTGGATGGCAAAGGCGGCTTCAGCCTGGATCAACGACCAGAACAGGCCGGCGGCAAGAAAGCCGTTGTAGAGCCCCTGGTTGGCCGCGAGCACCCGTGTCGTCTCGGCCTGCTCGGCCGTCATACGGAACACGGCCCTTCCCTTCGGCCCGGTCCAAAGGAACATTTCCAGCACCAGAAAACCAATATGCAGCAAGCCGGTCAAAGCAATCAGTGTGTTCGCGATGATCGTCATCGTGGCCCCCGCTGCCGTTCGTCCCACACGGTTAGCATGACGGTAAACCCGCGGCTATCGCCCGCGCCGCATTGCATAGAGGCCGCTGACCAGCACCAGTGCCGCTGCCAGCCCGTACCAGGTGAGCGCATATTGCAGGTGGTTGTTGGGCAGGTCGAACTGGGTGACACCGCCAATCGGCAGACCGCCCGGATTGGGCGTCGCATCGGCATCGACGAACAGCGGCACGACCTTGTCGGCCGGAAGGCCGACCGAAGACGCCATCGTGTCGAGGTCCTTCCAGTAGAAGATGTTCTTGGCGAGGTCGTTGTCCGGAACGAGCGACGATGGCTTGCCGTCAAGCTTCGGCCTTGCAAGACCATGAATGCCGACGAAGGCGGGAAGCTCGCCGGCAAGCCGGGTCGAGGAATCCTTCTGCTCGAAAGGCACGAAACCGCGATTGACGAAGAGAAAGCGGCCGTCGTCCAACCGTAGCGGCGTGAAGACGTAATAGCCGGTGCGGCCATTGAACGTCGCGAAGAAGTGCCGCTCCTTGGTATGATCGAACCCGCCAGTCACCGTGACGGTGCGGTAGTCGATGTCGCCGCCATCGGCGAGGATCTTCTCGATCTCGGCAAGTGTCGCCGGTGGTGCGGACCTGCGCTCGGCCATGGCCGAAAGCAGGCCTTCCTTCCAGTGCAGCCGCTGCATCTGCCAGGTGCCGAGCGAGACGAGAATGGCAAATGTCGCGACGAGCAGCAGCAACGTGCCGATGCGACCGATCAGGCCGCCCTTTTTCCTGGTCGCGATCTCAGCCACGGTCGATCTCGCCCGGACGCGCATTGTTGCGGAATTGCAGGTTGATCAGGATGCCCTTGAGCATCCGCGTCAGGCCGAGGCTGAAGATCACCGCAAGCGGGATCCACAGGATGAAGTGTAGCCAGAGCGGTGGGTTGAAGTTGACCTCAGCCCAAAGCGCCGCGCCGACGACAATGAAGCCGACGATCAGGATCACGAACACGACAGGGCCATCGCCGGCATCGGCGAACTTGTAGTCGAGATCACAGCTCGCGCAGGACGGCTTGACCTTCAGAAACCCGTCGAAAAGCTTGCCCTGGCCGCAGCGCGGGCAAAGCCCCTTGATCCCGGTCATCACCGGGTCAACCGGCGGGAAATGTGCCTTGTCTTCACTCACGGCTTGATCTCGATTGGCGTGTTGTTGGGCACCATGGCCCAGATTTCTTCCATTTCAGCATTGGTAACGGCAATGCAGCCATTCGTCCAATCGAAGCGCTGCGTCAAAAAGGCCAGCCAGCCGAAATAATTGGGCTGGCCATGGATCATGATCATGCCGCCGGGATCGACGCCGCTTGCGGCGGCGGCAGAGACATCGGCCGGCGCCGGATAGGAGACGTGGATGGACTTGTAGTAGCCGCTGCCGGGATTGCGCCAGTCGAGCGAATAGAGCCCTTCCGGCGTCTTCTGGTCGCCCTCCTGGCGCTTGTGGCCAATGGGGTTGCCGCCGAGCGCAACCGTGTATTCACGGATCACCTGGTCCCCTTGGAAGAGCTGCAACAGCCGCCGTTCCTTGTGCACGACCACTCTGTCTGCGCTATCGGCGGCCACGGCGGGCAAACAGCCGCATACCACAAGCGCCGCCGCCACCAAGCCCAACCTCATATCCGTCACCCCTCGAGCCGTCCTGTGGGCACACCACCAAAAGAACAAGGCGGCTGCATGACTGCAACCGCCTTGTCGAAACGAGCGTAGGCTCTATTCGCTTACATGTGAGCGACAGGCGCGCCCCAACCACCCCAGATGTAGATGGAGAAGAAGAGGAACAGCCAGACAACGTCGACGAAGTGCCAGTACCAGGCGGCCGCCTCGAAACCGAAGTGCTGCTTCGGGGTGAAATCGCCACGCAGCGCACGGATCAGGCAGACGAGCAGGAAGATCGTGCCGACCAGGACGTGGAAGCCGTGGAAGCCGGTCGCCATGAAGAAGGTCGCGCCGTAGATCGAGTCCTTGAAGGCGAACGGAGCGTGAGCGTATTCGTAAGCCTGGACGTAGGAGAACAGTACGCCGAGCGCGACCGTCAGCGCCAGACCGTTGACCAGGCCCTTGCGGTCGTTGTGCAGCAGCGCGTGGTGCGCCCAAGTGACCGTCGTGCCGGACAGAAGCAGGATGACGGTGTTGTAGAGCGGCAGGTGCCAGGGATCGAGAACCTCGATGCCCTTCGGCGGCCAGACACCGCCGGTGAAGGCGGTGCGGGTTGCCTGGATGGCTTCGCCCGGGAACAGGCTGGCATCGAAATAGGCCCAGAACCAGGCGACGAAGAACATCACTTCCGAAGCGATGAACATGATCATGCCGTAGCGCAGGTGCAGGGCAACGACGCGCGTGTGGTGACCTTCGTGGGCTTCCTTCACCGTGTCCGACCACCAGCCGTACATGGTGTAGAGAACGATGATGAGGCCTGCGAGCAGGATCCAGACGTTCGCGAACTCTAGGCCGAAGATCTTCAGCGAGCTGCCCGACAGATAGCGCATGTAGCAGATGCCGCCGAACGCCATGACGAAGGCGCCGATCGAGGCAAGCAGCGGCCAGGGGCTTGGGTCAATGATGTGGTAGTCGTGATTCTTCTGATGCGCACCGGCCATGTCAGTAATCCCCGAAATGTCTCTCTCTCGTCGCCCTTCCGGCATAGCCGAAAAGGACCTCCAGTCAAAGTTTGTTCTCTTCCGTCTTCACCTGCGCGACCGGCTTTGACGGTTCGCGCGGATAGAAGGTGTAGGAAAGCGTCAACGTCTTGATGTCCTTGGTCTCCACCGCCTTGACCATGTCCGGATCGACGAAGAATACCACCGGCATCTCCATCTCCTCTCCCGGCTGCAAGGTCGTCTCGGTGAAGCAGAAGCACTGTACCTTGTTGAAGTAGGCGCCCGCCTGCATCGGCGTGACGTTGAAGGTCGCCTGACCCGTCGTCGGCTTCGACGACAGGTTCTTCGCCTTGTACATCACCTGCACCGTTTCACCGATGCGGATGTCGATATCGCGCTGGACCGGCTTGAACTCCCAGGGCAGGCCGCCCGAGGTGTTCGCGTCGAAGGTGACCTTCACCTTCTCTTCCAGGATGACGTCGGACGCCTGCTCGACGCGCTGCGTGGTACCGTTGTAGCCGGTGACGCGGCAGAACATGTCGTAAAGCGGCACGGCCGCATAGGCCATGCCGACCATGCCGCCAACGAAGGCCAGGCAAGTGCCGACGACGACGCGGTTGGAGCGCTGCGAGCTTGTGGTCTGCGGTGAATTCGTCATGCCATCCCGCCTCAGTTGACCATGCCGTTGCCGAACTTGATCAGCGTGACGATGTAGAACAGGACGACGAGCCCGAAGAGGACGAAGCCGAGCGCGATGTTGCGGCCGCGGCGCGATTTCTTCTGGGCATCAGTGAGCTTGACGGTTTCCATCAGGCAATACTCCCGGCATTCAGCCAGATATTGACGATCAGGTGATCCGCCATCAGGGCGGAGAAGATCACGAAAAGATACATGATCGAGAAGGCAAAGAGTTTCTTGGCCGGCAGCATGCGCTCGTCCGTTTCCGGCATGCGCAGCACGCCGATCGAGTACCACACGAAGCCGAGGCCGAGGGCTGCTGCGACTGCGCCGTAACCGATGCTCGCAAAACCGAGCAAGGTGGGACAGATGCCGATCAGCGCGGTCAGCACGGCGTAGATGACGATCTGCTTCTTGGTGGTCGCCTGGCCGCAGACATTCGGCATCATCGGCACACCGACGGCGCCGTAGTCGCCCATCTTGAAGAGGGCGAGCGCCCAGAAGTGCGCCGGGGTCCACAGGAAGGTGATGAGGAAGAGAACGATGCTTTCGACCGACACGGCGCCGGTCACGCAGGCCCAGCCGATCATCGGCGGGAAAGCGCCGGCAGCACCGCCGATGACGATGTTCTGCGGCGTCGAACGCTTCAGCCACATCGTGTAAATGACCACGTAGAAGAAGATGGTGAAAGCGAGCAACCCGGCTGCGAGCCAATTGACGGCGAGCCCGAGGATGATCACGGAAAAGGCAGACAGCGTCAGACCGAACGCCAGCGCTTCCTGCGGCAGGATCTTGCCGGCCGGGATCGGGCGCTTGGCGGTACGGGTCATGACCGCGTCGATGTCGGCGTCATACCACATGTTCAGCGCGCCGGAGGCGCCAGCGCCGACGGCGATGCACAGGATGGCGATGAAACCGATGAAAGGATTGATGTGTCCTGGTGCGAGCACCAGCCCGGCGAACGCCGTGAAGACGACCAGGGACATGACACGCGGCTTCAGAAGCTCGAAGTAATCGCGCGCAGAGGCTTCGGATAGACGCGGTACGCCTTCCATGCCGACTGCTTCGTGATTGTCGATGACCGTCATGTCTTGTCCCTGCAAAAGTCCCGGCCGCAAGGGCCGTGTGTCGCCGGTTTCCCGGCGGGGTGAAGCCGCCGGAACCGGCGGCTTCTGTTCGTTGCCCGTCACTTGATGCGCGGGAGCTGTTCCCACTGGTGGAACGGCGGCGGCGAAGACAGCTGCCATTCCAGAGTGTTCGCACCCTCGCCCCACGGATTGTCGCCAGCGACGCGCTTCTTAGCGAAGGCTTCGAAGACGCCGAAGAGGAAGATCAGGACGCCGACGGCTGCGACGTAGGAGCCGTAGGACGAAACCATGTTCCAGCCGGCATAGGCATCCGGATAGTCGATGTAACGGCGCGGCATGCCTGCGAGTCCGAGGAAGTGCTGCGGGAAGAAGATCAGGTTCACGCCGATGAACATGACCCAGAAGTGCAGCTTGCCGACGAACTCGGAGTACATGTAGCCGGTCATCTTCGGGAACCAGTAGTACCAGGCCGCGAAGATTGCGAAGACGGCGCCGAGCGACAGAACGTAGTGGAAGTGAGCAACCACGTAGTAGGTGTCGTGCAGCGAGCGGTCGAGGCCGGCGTTGGCGAGCTGAACGCCCGTAACGCCACCGACGGTGAACAGGAAGATGAAGCCGATCGCCCAGACCATCGGGGTCGTGAAGCGGATCGAACCACCCCACATCGTCGCGATCCACGAGAAGATCTTAACGCCGGTCGGAACAGCGATCACCATCGTCGCGAAGACGAAGTAGCGCTGCGTGTCGAGCGACATGCCGACGGTGTACATGTGGTGTGCCCACACGATGAAGCCGACGGCGCCGATCGCGACCATGGCGTAGGCCATGCCGAGGTAGCCGAAGATCGGCTTGCGCGAGAAGGTGGAAACGATGTGGCTGACAATGCCGAAGCCCGGCAGGATCAGGATGTACACTTCCGGGTGACCGAAGAACCAGAACAGGTGCTGGAACAGGATCGGGTCGCCGCCGCCTTCAGGCGCGAAGAAGGCCGTGCCGAAGTTGCGGTCGGTGAGCAGCATGGTGATGCCGCCTGCCAGAACCGGCAGCGAGAGCAGAAGCAGGAACGCGGTGATCAGAACCGACCAGGCAAAGAGCGGCATCTTGTGCAGCGTCATGCCCGGAGCGCGCATGTTCAGGATCGTGGTGATGAAGTTGATCGCACCGAGGATCGAGGACGCGCCGGCAATGTGCAGGCCGAGGATGACGAAGTCCATCGCCGGTCCTGGCATGCCCGATGTCGAGAATGGCGGATAGATCGTCCACCCTCCCCCTGCGCCATAGGCACCGGCCGGACCTTCGACGAACATCGAAAGCAGCACG
The nucleotide sequence above comes from Ensifer sp. PDNC004. Encoded proteins:
- the ctaD gene encoding cytochrome c oxidase subunit I, which gives rise to MAGTAVHQDQRHDHSDHGHADHAHKPLSFFQRWFLSTNHKDIGTLYLIFAIFAGIIGGTLSIFMRAELQEPGIQIFHGLAQMVYGFEGDAAIDGGKHMFNVFTTAHALIMIFFMVMPALIGGFANWMVPIMIGAPDMAFPRMNNISFWLIIPAFLLVLLSMFVEGPAGAYGAGGGWTIYPPFSTSGMPGPAMDFVILGLHIAGASSILGAINFITTILNMRAPGMTLHKMPLFAWSVLITAFLLLLSLPVLAGGITMLLTDRNFGTAFFAPEGGGDPILFQHLFWFFGHPEVYILILPGFGIVSHIVSTFSRKPIFGYLGMAYAMVAIGAVGFIVWAHHMYTVGMSLDTQRYFVFATMVIAVPTGVKIFSWIATMWGGSIRFTTPMVWAIGFIFLFTVGGVTGVQLANAGLDRSLHDTYYVVAHFHYVLSLGAVFAIFAAWYYWFPKMTGYMYSEFVGKLHFWVMFIGVNLIFFPQHFLGLAGMPRRYIDYPDAYAGWNMVSSYGSYVAAVGVLIFLFGVFEAFAKKRVAGDNPWGEGANTLEWQLSSPPPFHQWEQLPRIK